Genomic segment of Chitinivibrionia bacterium:
CCGTCGCGGATTGATTTATCTATTCTGGTCAGCGACTGATATACCACGCGCCCCGCGCCGATATTTATATGCCCGACTTCCGAATTTCCCATAGTTCCGGCAGGTAAACCTACCGCCTCGCCGCAAGCGTCGAGTATTGTTGTGGGGGATGTTTTTTCATAGTATTTCGAGTGTTCGGTGTTTGCCGTCCAAACCATATCGCCATCGTCGTGTTTTCCTACTCCCCAACCGTCGCGAATAATCAAAACCAAAGGTTTCTTTCTTGCCATAATTACTGACTCCTCTTTTTAATTTGTTGTGTCTCTAACGCCCGACAGAACCTCCCAACCGGGCTCTACGCGACGTGTTCCGCCGCAAATATTACATAATTTTGCACCGTTGCAATGGCTACATATTCCCGTTGCATTACAAAAAGGACAAGGCGTTTCGTAATCAACAAGATTAAGCCCCTCGCCCGTGAAATTTTTGGTACTGGAAACTCTTACTCCCGTTCCGTCGCAAAACGAACACTTTCCGCTTCCCGAACAAGTCCTGCATTTGCCTACAACTTCACCCGCCGCGTTTTTGCCGACAGGACATTTTACAGGACACGCCTCAGGGTCAAAGCGAGGCGCCCTCTCGTCGATTTTCGGGTCGCAGGCAATAAAAAGCAAGCCGAAAATCGCAATCATAATAACATTTTTTTTCATAAACTTTTATACTCCTCCAGTTTTTTTCTTCATCAAAATCAATTTATACTTCCTCCGCACCGTATTCCACTTCTTCCTCTTCCGAGTCCAAACCTTGTTTCATCGATATTTTTTTCGCAAGATTTTTCACTATTTGTTTGCCTTTTTCGTCCAAATCCAAAAAAAGCAAGCCTGTAAGAGTTAAGGACGGATTAGCGTCGGGCTTGCTCCAACGAACATTTACATCAACGTCAAGATTACCCAAGCCCGCGTCAAAAAGTTTTCTGTCCAAAAGTATGCGAATACTGTAAGGCTTTGTTTGTTGCAACGGCTTATCGCTCAAAAGCATAAGCCCTTCCGGCGTAATATCTGCTATGCGCCCCAATTCTTTTCCTGTTTTTGTGTCTATTACTCTGAGATAATAGCATAAAACTTTGCGCTCCGAACGTCTTTCGTCTCCCTTCATTTTCAACCTCCTTTTTTTATTTCTTGCTTTTTCCGTCAATCGCTTTAACTTTTTCGGTAAATCTGTCGCGCTGGTCTGCCCAACCCATAAGAATTTCCATTGTCCCCAAATTAAGAGTTTCATTTTGCGCGGCTCGGTTCAAATGGAAATAAAAACCGCCGCGACGACACGAGAGT
This window contains:
- a CDS encoding PilZ domain-containing protein — its product is MKGDERRSERKVLCYYLRVIDTKTGKELGRIADITPEGLMLLSDKPLQQTKPYSIRILLDRKLFDAGLGNLDVDVNVRWSKPDANPSLTLTGLLFLDLDEKGKQIVKNLAKKISMKQGLDSEEEEVEYGAEEV